One window of the Solanum stenotomum isolate F172 chromosome 11, ASM1918654v1, whole genome shotgun sequence genome contains the following:
- the LOC125844663 gene encoding replication factor C subunit 2, translating to MAPVMQSSQPWVEKYRPKQVKDVAHQDEVVRVLTNTLETSNCPHMLFYGPPGTGKTTTALAIAHQLFGPELYKSRVLELNASDDRGINVVRTKIKNFAAVAVGSNRQSGYPCPPFKIIILDEADSMTQDAQNALRRTMETYSKVTRFFFICNYISRIIEPLASRCAKFRFKPLPEEIMGSRILHICKEEGLNLDSEALSTLSSISQGDLRRAITYLQSAARLFGSSISAKELISVSGVIPNEVVQAIFSACRSGNFDLANKEVNNVIAEGYPVSQMLSQLYDIVVDADDISDEQKARICKKFAEADKCLVDGADEYLQLLNVASSTMQALSNMPQDMAF from the exons ATGGCGCCAGTTATGCAAAGCTCTCAGCCATGGGTCGAGAAATA TCGACCGAAGCAAGTGAAGGATGTAGCTCACCAGGATGAGGTCGTTCGAGTCCTCACCAACACTCTCGAGACCTCTAAC tGCCCGCATATGCTGTTTTATGGTCCTCCGGGAACTGGAAAGACGACCACTGCTCTTGCCATTGCCCATCAGCTTTTCGG ACCTGAGCTGTATAAGTCGAGGGTATTGGAGCTAAATGCTAGTGATGACCGTGGTATCAATGTAGTTCGCACAAAAATTAAGAACTTTGCTGCTGTTGCTGTAGGTTCTAATCGGCAAAG TGGTTATCCTTGCCCACCTTTTAAGATCATAATTCTTGATGAAGCAGATTCAATGACTCAAGATGCTCAA AATGCCTTGCGACGAACTATGGAGACATATTCAAAAGTTACAAGGTTCTTCTTCATTTGTAATTACATCAGCAG GATCATAGAGCCACTTGCTTCCAGATGTGCGAAGTTTAGATTCAAGCCACTTCCTGAAGAAATAATGGGCAGCCGAATATTGCATATTTGTAAAGAGGAAGGTCTTAATCTAGATTCAGAG GCTCTTTCTACCCTCAGTTCCATTTCTCAAGGTGATTTGCGAAGGGCTATTACATACTTACAA AGTGCTGCTCGGTTATTTGGATCTTCCATATCAGCAAAGGAACTGATTAGTGTGTCTGGG GTCATCCCAAATGAAGTTGTTCAAGCTATATTCTCAGCTTGCAGAAGTGGCAATTTTGACTTGGCAAACAAAGAAGTGAACAATGTCATTGCAGAAGGATATCCTGTTTCTCAGATGCTGTCTCAG TTGTATGATATAGTAGTTGATGCAGACGACATTTCTGATGAACAGAAAGCAAGAATATGCAAGAAATTTGCTGAAGCAGACAAG TGTCTTGTTGACGGAGCGGATGAGTATTTGCAACTTTTGAATGTTGCAAGCAGCACAATGCAAGCGCTTAGCAACATGCCACAGGACATGGCATTTTGA
- the LOC125843637 gene encoding uncharacterized protein LOC125843637, translating into MITTHYFIFFFFFFFFSFASSHDTSIIFTTLGRSTYAFDIFALPTTHPQTEFQLTDGNSVNFNGHFPATLPPSLLSRLPDDDSVNSGKLPFHLIYVTERNGTHHVFYDAVFHGVGERRAILEFPSQTESTRIQVPLVGFEQLGGRVSMKDKPSLSGEFLIYVSTHEDSGVPRTSWAAVYSTHLGSGLTRRLTPKGVADFSPAVSPSGVWTAVASYGEKGWSGEVEELATDIYVFMTRDGSGRVKVVEHGGWPTWADEYTLYFHRRCDDGWWSVFKAVLPKSGELSVDSISTQRVTPPGLHVFTPASSPANKNLIAVATRRAGSEYRHIELFDVVSKKFTEITRPVSPHAHHLNPFFSPDSSWVGYHKCRGSGNGRGSDTLLLENLRNPLPGISLFRIDGSFPSFSPNGDRIAYVRLPGLYVVNYDGSGLRKISSRTAFSTAWDPKRKGVIYTSFGPTFASESTEVDIISINVDDEDLSYKQMTIGGKNNAFPSPSPDGKWIVFRSGRSGHKNLYIMDALEGEVGGLRRLTEGPWTDTMCNWSPDGEWIAFASDRENPGSGSFEMYMIHPNGTGLKKVIQSGMGGRTNHPYFSPDGKYIVFTSDYAAVSAEPISNPHHYQPYGDIYVIKSDGSDIRRLTHNSYEDGTPAWGPTFIKPVDVEWPNGGHPCSFEDCHWLNVRPNASVMDASFGLGSAKIECAQ; encoded by the coding sequence ATGATAACCACACACtactttatcttcttcttcttcttcttcttcttcagcttTGCTTCATCCCATGATACCAGTATAATATTCACCACCTTAGGAAGATCAACTTATGCCTTCGACATCTTTGCTCTTCCAACAACACACCCACAAACCGAATTCCAGTTGACCGATGGCAATTCCGTTAACTTTAACGGCCATTTCCCGGCCACCCTACCACCTTCCCTGCTCTCCCGCCTACCCGATGATGATTCTGTCAATTCCGGGAAGCTGCCGTTTCATCTTATCTATGTGACGGAAAGGAACGGCACCCATCATGTATTTTACGACGCTGTGTTTCATGGGGTTGGTGAAAGAAGAGCCATACTTGAGTTTCCATCTCAAACTGAATCGACTCGAATTCAGGTTCCTTTGGTGGGTTTTGAGCAATTGGGTGGGAGGGTTTCTATGAAAGATAAGCCTAGTTTATCTGGGGAATTTTTGATATACGTATCGACTCATGAGGATTCCGGTGTGCCGAGGACGAGCTGGGCTGCGGTATATTCGACTCACTTGGGTTCCGGGTTGACCCGGAGGTTGACACCTAAAGGGGTTGCTGATTTCAGCCCGGCAGTGTCTCCTTCCGGCGTTTGGACGGCTGTGGCATCGTACGGGGAAAAGGGTTGGAGTGGGGAGGTTGAGGAACTCGCTACGGATATCTATGTGTTCATGACTCGTGATGGGTCGGGTCGGGTTAAGGTGGTGGAGCACGGTGGCTGGCCGACATGGGCTGATGAGTATACTCTGTATTTCCACCGGAGGTGCGATGATGGGTGGTGGAGTGTGTTCAAAGCTGTACTTCCAAAATCAGGTGAACTAAGTGTCGACTCAATCTCTACCCAGCGAGTCACGCCACCGGGTTTGCACGTGTTCACACCAGCATCTTCTCCGGCGAACAAGAATCTCATCGCCGTCGCTACCAGAAGAGCAGGTTCAGAGTATCGGCACATCGAGCTATTCGACGTTGTTTCTAAGAAGTTCACAGAGATAACCCGACCTGTTTCACCTCATGCTCATCATCTGAACCCGTTCTTCTCGCCGGATTCTTCATGGGTTGGATACCATAAATGTCGAGGCTCAGGCAATGGAAGAGGGAGCGATACACTGTTACTGGAAAATCTTCGAAACCCGTTACCCGGAATCTCTCTATTCCGGATTGACGGGTCATTTCCATCATTTTCACCAAATGGTGATCGGATAGCTTATGTGAGGTTACCTGGATTATATGTGGTGAACTACGACGGATCAGGTCTGCGtaaaatttcatcaagaacagcCTTTTCCACAGCTTGGGACCCGAAAAGAAAGGGAGTAATTTACACTAGCTTTGGACCAACATTTGCTAGTGAAAGTACAGAAGTGGATATCATTTCCATCAATGTAGATGATGAAGACTTGAGCTACAAACAAATGACAATAGGAGGGAAGAATAACGCGTTTCCGTCCCCTTCACCTGATGGAAAATGGATCGTCTTCCGATCAGGGAGATCAGGTCACAAGAACTTGTACATAATGGATGCTTTGGAAGGAGAGGTGGGTGGTCTACGTCGATTGACAGAGGGGCCATGGACAGATACCATGTGTAATTGGTCACCGGATGGTGAATGGATTGCATTTGCATCTGATCGAGAAAACCCCGGGTCAGGTAGTTTCGAGATGTATATGATTCACCCTAATGGAACAGGACTCAAGAAGGTGATCCAGAGTGGTATGGGTGGGAGGACTAACCACCCCTATTTCAGCCCGGATGGGAAGTATATAGTTTTCACTTCAGATTACGCGGCTGTATCAGCTGAGCCCATCTCGAACCCTCATCATTATCAGCCATATGGTGATATATATGTGATCAAATCAGACGGCTCGGACATCCGAAGATTAACACACAATTCGTACGAGGATGGTACGCCCGCTTGGGGACCTACTTTCATAAAACCTGTGGATGTAGAATGGCCTAACGGTGGACATCCCTGTTCTTTTGAAGATTGTCACTGGCTGAATGTTAGGCCTAATGCCAGTGTAATGGATGCATCCTTTGGCTTAGGTTCTGCCAAGATTGAGTGTGCTCAATGA
- the LOC125843639 gene encoding cyclin-A1-4-like isoform X1, translated as MMTTQNRRSSVSSAVAKRQAMAANSSGLENNQTGKLNAGAAKKRPALSNISNHTTVSARNSISHSSKLAPCTSKIVSIKKNISSVTAVLPASSSVRPSSKPVSIQRSDAVVPKITAIPLPATCSMDISPSHSDGSLVSMDESMSTSDTVRSPEVEYIDDLESAAVDSIKKKACSTLYISEHIKAAAADICKRDVLVDLESGDKIVNIDNNLVDPQLCATMACDIYTHLRASEAKKRPSTDFMAKVQKDINPSMRAILIDWLVEVAEEYRLVPDTLHLTINYIDRYLSGNLMDRQRLQLLGVACMMIASKYEEICAPQVEEFCYITDNTYFKEEVLQMESAVLNYLKFEMTAPTAKCFLRRFVRAAQGLNEVLSLQLEHLASYIAELSLLEYNMLCYAPSLIAASAIFLAKYILLPSVKPWNSTLRHYTLYQPSDLRDCVMALHSLCCNNNNSSLPAVREKYSQHKYKFVAKKYCPPAVPVEFFQNISS; from the exons ATGATGACGACCCAGAATAGGCGTTCGTCTGTTTCGAGTGCGGTAGCGAAGAGACAGGCAATGGCAGCGAATTCATCAGGGTTGGAGAATAATCAGACCGGAAAATTGAATGCTGGAGCGGCCAAGAAACGACCGGCATTGTCTAATATCTCGAATCATACAACTGTTTCTGCTCGGAACTCGATTTCTCATTCCTCCAAACTT GCACCATGTACGTCCAAGATTGTAAGCATTAAGAAGAACATTTCCTCAGTGACTGCTGTTCTGCCAGCATCCTCCTCTGTCAGACCAAGCAGCAAACCTGTTTCTATTCAAAGAAGTGATGCAGTTGTGCCTAAGATCACTGCCATTCCTCTTCCTGCCACCTGCAGCATGGACATTTCTCCATCTCACTCAGATGGATCATTAGTCTCCATGGATGAATCTATGTCAACTTCTGACACAGTGAGAAGTCCGGAGGTCGAATACATAGATGACCTTGAATCGGCTGCAGTTGATTCCATCAAGAAGAAGGCGTGTAGCACCCTCTACATCTCAGAACATATCAAAGCCGCAG CAGCAGATATATGCAAGAGAGATGTACTTGTGGACTTGGAATCAGGGGACAAAATTGTCAACATTGATAACAATCTTGTTGACCCACAGTTATGTGCTACAATGGCCTGTGACATATATACACACTTGAGAGCCTCTGAG GCAAAGAAAAGGCCTTCCACAGATTTCATGGCAAAAGTACAGAAAGACATCAATCCTAGCATGCGCGCTATCTTAATTGACTGGCTTGTTGAG GTTGCAGAGGAGTACAGGCTTGTCCCAGACACGCTGCATTTGACAATTAACTACATTGATCGATATCTTTCGGGCAACTTGATGGACAGACAACGACTACAGTTGCTTGGAGTAGCTTGCATGATGATCGCATC AAAATATGAGGAGATCTGTGCACCTCAAGTCGAAGAGTTCTGCTACATAACAGACAACACTTACTTCAAGGAGGAG GTGTTGCAAATGGAGTCTGCTGTTTTAAATTACTTGAAGTTTGAAATGACAGCTCCAACAGCCAAATGTTTTCTGAG GAGGTTTGTTCGAGCTGCTCAAGGACTTAATGAG GTTCTGTCACTACAGTTGGAACACTTGGCTAGCTACATTGCAGAACTCTCTCTTTTAGAATACAACATGCTTTGTTATGCTCCATCACTCATTGCTGCTTCTGCAATTTTCTTGGCCAAATATATTCTTCTTCCTTCAGTGAAACCTTGG AACTCTACCTTGAGGCATTATACTTTGTACCAACCCTCTGATTTACGAGACTGTGTCATGGCACTACACAGCCTTTGCTGCAATAACAACAATTCTAGCTTACCAGCAGTCAGGGAAAAATACAGCCAACACAAG TACAAATTTGTTGCAAAGAAGTATTGCCCTCCAGCTGTACCTGTAGAGTTCTTCCAGAACATAAGCAGCTAA
- the LOC125843639 gene encoding cyclin-A1-4-like isoform X2: MMTTQNRRSSVSSAVAKRQAMAANSSGLENNQTGKLNAGAAKKRPALSNISNHTTVSARNSISHSSKLAPCTSKIVSIKKNISSVTAVLPASSSVRPSSKPVSIQRSDAVVPKITAIPLPATCSMDISPSHSDGSLVSMDESMSTSDTVRSPEVEYIDDLESAAVDSIKKKACSTLYISEHIKAAADICKRDVLVDLESGDKIVNIDNNLVDPQLCATMACDIYTHLRASEAKKRPSTDFMAKVQKDINPSMRAILIDWLVEVAEEYRLVPDTLHLTINYIDRYLSGNLMDRQRLQLLGVACMMIASKYEEICAPQVEEFCYITDNTYFKEEVLQMESAVLNYLKFEMTAPTAKCFLRRFVRAAQGLNEVLSLQLEHLASYIAELSLLEYNMLCYAPSLIAASAIFLAKYILLPSVKPWNSTLRHYTLYQPSDLRDCVMALHSLCCNNNNSSLPAVREKYSQHKYKFVAKKYCPPAVPVEFFQNISS; encoded by the exons ATGATGACGACCCAGAATAGGCGTTCGTCTGTTTCGAGTGCGGTAGCGAAGAGACAGGCAATGGCAGCGAATTCATCAGGGTTGGAGAATAATCAGACCGGAAAATTGAATGCTGGAGCGGCCAAGAAACGACCGGCATTGTCTAATATCTCGAATCATACAACTGTTTCTGCTCGGAACTCGATTTCTCATTCCTCCAAACTT GCACCATGTACGTCCAAGATTGTAAGCATTAAGAAGAACATTTCCTCAGTGACTGCTGTTCTGCCAGCATCCTCCTCTGTCAGACCAAGCAGCAAACCTGTTTCTATTCAAAGAAGTGATGCAGTTGTGCCTAAGATCACTGCCATTCCTCTTCCTGCCACCTGCAGCATGGACATTTCTCCATCTCACTCAGATGGATCATTAGTCTCCATGGATGAATCTATGTCAACTTCTGACACAGTGAGAAGTCCGGAGGTCGAATACATAGATGACCTTGAATCGGCTGCAGTTGATTCCATCAAGAAGAAGGCGTGTAGCACCCTCTACATCTCAGAACATATCAAAGCCGCAG CAGATATATGCAAGAGAGATGTACTTGTGGACTTGGAATCAGGGGACAAAATTGTCAACATTGATAACAATCTTGTTGACCCACAGTTATGTGCTACAATGGCCTGTGACATATATACACACTTGAGAGCCTCTGAG GCAAAGAAAAGGCCTTCCACAGATTTCATGGCAAAAGTACAGAAAGACATCAATCCTAGCATGCGCGCTATCTTAATTGACTGGCTTGTTGAG GTTGCAGAGGAGTACAGGCTTGTCCCAGACACGCTGCATTTGACAATTAACTACATTGATCGATATCTTTCGGGCAACTTGATGGACAGACAACGACTACAGTTGCTTGGAGTAGCTTGCATGATGATCGCATC AAAATATGAGGAGATCTGTGCACCTCAAGTCGAAGAGTTCTGCTACATAACAGACAACACTTACTTCAAGGAGGAG GTGTTGCAAATGGAGTCTGCTGTTTTAAATTACTTGAAGTTTGAAATGACAGCTCCAACAGCCAAATGTTTTCTGAG GAGGTTTGTTCGAGCTGCTCAAGGACTTAATGAG GTTCTGTCACTACAGTTGGAACACTTGGCTAGCTACATTGCAGAACTCTCTCTTTTAGAATACAACATGCTTTGTTATGCTCCATCACTCATTGCTGCTTCTGCAATTTTCTTGGCCAAATATATTCTTCTTCCTTCAGTGAAACCTTGG AACTCTACCTTGAGGCATTATACTTTGTACCAACCCTCTGATTTACGAGACTGTGTCATGGCACTACACAGCCTTTGCTGCAATAACAACAATTCTAGCTTACCAGCAGTCAGGGAAAAATACAGCCAACACAAG TACAAATTTGTTGCAAAGAAGTATTGCCCTCCAGCTGTACCTGTAGAGTTCTTCCAGAACATAAGCAGCTAA
- the LOC125845950 gene encoding LOW QUALITY PROTEIN: uncharacterized protein LOC125845950 (The sequence of the model RefSeq protein was modified relative to this genomic sequence to represent the inferred CDS: inserted 1 base in 1 codon; substituted 1 base at 1 genomic stop codon), translated as MTDILLLLLFCQDVSLWLEEIKLDSYCQFFKENGVNGEYLEGMSMFTTEQILRFIRKCHMQXGXFIMLCKEMRRIKVACLKGEQRVWRPWWAPSCISVVFMKTGNRNRQYRMVSLKLEP; from the exons ATGACTGATATTCTGTTACTGCTTTTGTTTTGCCAGGATGTAAGTTTATGGTTAGAAGAAATAAAGCTTGATAGCTATTGTcaatttttcaaagaaaatggtGTTAATGGAGAGTATTTGGAGGGGATGTCCATGTTCACAACTGAACAAATTCTCCGGTTTATAAGAAAGTGCCACATGCAATGAG GATTCATTATGTTGTGCAAGGAGATGAGGCGGATAAAAG TGGCTTGCTTGAAGGGAGAACAAAGAGTCTGGCGACCATGGTGGGCCCCGTCTTGTATCTCCGTAGTGTTTATGAAGACGGGCAATCGCAACAGGCAGTATAGAATGGTTTCATTAAAGTTGGAACCTTAG